GATATCTGTTATAGGAAGACACGATCCTGCAGTAGCGATTAGGGGTGTGGCCGTAGTTGAAGCTATGGTAGCTTTAACTTTAGTAGATCATGCAATGCGCTCAGATATAATACCTAAAGTTAAACTTAAAGAAGATGATGTAAATCTTATACAAGAACGTTGGAAGAGGTATGTTAATGCATGCAAGCCTATGGAGGGATCTCGGTAGTTAACGCTTTACCATCATGGTATGGGTCGTCGATGGCAGTGAATTTAAAGGTTAATGTCAATGTTAGAGAAGGTAAGAGAGATCTAACTAAGGAAAATAAATTAATTAAAGTTATAATCGATTATTTTAAAGAAAAATATTTAATACCAGATATTATTGTGGAAATTAATTCGGAATTACCACAGAAAGGAGGATTGAAAAGTAGTAGTGCTGTTTCAGTAGCGCTAATAGCTGAAATAGTAAAAAACTATAAAATTATAGGCATAGATATACCTAAATTATCCGCAATTCTCTCATTAAAAGCTGGTGTTTCTTATACTGGTGCGTTAGATGATGCTGTAGCTGCTTATTGTGGTGGTATTTCTTTTACATACAATAAGTTCTTTAAGGTGATAAAGATGGAGCAAGCACCTAAAGATCTAGTAATTGTAATACTAGTAAAGGGAGGAAGGCAAATAAATATAGATATAAACCAGCTAAAAAAATATAGGTTAATTTTTGAGGATATCTTTACGATATCTTTAAAAGATTTTCTGTTAGCAATGAAATTGAATGGAATATTAATAGCTAATATTTTAGGATATCCATTAGAACCTATAGAAGACGCGATAAAAAAAGGAGCATTAGCTAGTGGAATTAGTGGAAACGGTCCATCGTATTTTGCAGTATGCAAAGAAGGTGAGGAAGGTCCTATATACGAAACTCTTAAGAAATATGGAGATGTTATTATAACTAGGCCAGTAGACCTTGATTGTCAAAGTACATCCGTCAAAAGCTAGTGGAGTTATAAGAGCTCCTCAATCAAAAAGTATAGCAATTAGATTAATCTTTCTTTCGCTTTTTACTAAAGTAAAGTTAAATAACCTTT
The genomic region above belongs to Saccharolobus caldissimus and contains:
- a CDS encoding shikimate kinase, with product MQAYGGISVVNALPSWYGSSMAVNLKVNVNVREGKRDLTKENKLIKVIIDYFKEKYLIPDIIVEINSELPQKGGLKSSSAVSVALIAEIVKNYKIIGIDIPKLSAILSLKAGVSYTGALDDAVAAYCGGISFTYNKFFKVIKMEQAPKDLVIVILVKGGRQINIDINQLKKYRLIFEDIFTISLKDFLLAMKLNGILIANILGYPLEPIEDAIKKGALASGISGNGPSYFAVCKEGEEGPIYETLKKYGDVIITRPVDLDCQSTSVKS